A single window of Bradyrhizobium daqingense DNA harbors:
- a CDS encoding ABC transporter permease, whose amino-acid sequence MKQFWKSMLKSPSGVVGLVILFLAIAVALFGPMFFPNSPWRMVQRPFLPPFTLSTVPLGTDALGRDVFAGMIFGARVSLLVGLVSTLVALVVGVPIGAVAGYFGGKVDDALMRFTEFFQTIPSFALAIVLVAILQPSIYSIVASIALVSWPPVARLVRGEVLSLRTREYVQAAVVTGQSNSWIILREILPNALSPVIVLASLMVATAILLESSLSFLGLGDPNLISWGYMVGAGRTVIRQAWWITVFPGVAILISVLGLNLIGEGLNDALNPRLSREGR is encoded by the coding sequence ATGAAACAGTTCTGGAAATCGATGCTGAAGAGCCCGAGCGGCGTCGTCGGGCTCGTCATCCTGTTCCTCGCGATCGCGGTCGCCTTGTTCGGACCGATGTTCTTCCCGAACTCGCCCTGGCGCATGGTGCAGCGGCCGTTCCTGCCGCCGTTCACGCTGTCGACCGTGCCGCTCGGCACCGACGCGCTCGGCCGCGACGTCTTTGCCGGCATGATCTTCGGTGCACGCGTCTCGCTGCTGGTCGGCCTGGTCTCGACGCTGGTCGCCCTGGTCGTCGGCGTGCCGATCGGCGCGGTGGCCGGCTATTTCGGCGGCAAGGTCGACGACGCCTTGATGCGCTTCACTGAATTCTTCCAGACCATTCCGAGCTTCGCGCTGGCGATCGTCCTGGTCGCAATCCTTCAGCCGTCGATCTATTCGATCGTGGCCTCGATCGCCTTGGTGAGCTGGCCGCCCGTGGCGCGCCTCGTGCGCGGGGAGGTGCTGTCGCTGCGCACGCGCGAATATGTCCAGGCCGCGGTGGTCACCGGCCAGAGCAACAGCTGGATCATCCTGCGCGAGATCCTGCCGAACGCGCTGTCGCCCGTGATCGTGCTGGCCTCGCTGATGGTGGCGACCGCGATTCTGCTGGAATCCTCGCTGTCGTTCCTCGGCCTCGGCGATCCCAACCTGATCTCCTGGGGCTACATGGTCGGCGCCGGCCGCACCGTGATCCGGCAGGCCTGGTGGATCACCGTATTTCCCGGCGTCGCCATCCTGATCTCGGTGCTCGGCCTCAATCTGATCGGCGAAGGCCTCAACGACGCGCTCAATCCGCGCCTGTCGCGGGAGGGACGCTGA
- a CDS encoding ABC transporter ATP-binding protein, whose product MTAPPAVSIKNLRIALPKGAERPFAVDGVSLDLRPGKIVCVVGESGSGKSMCAHALMGLLPDTVAVTSGEIQFEGRDLLKLDDDGWRDLRGRRLAMIFQEPMTALNPLMRIGDQMAEMFEAHGLLTPKERRAKALALAREVGLPDPERIVRAYPHQLSGGQRQRAMIAMALALEPAVLVADEPTTALDVTTQAQILKLIRNLQRNRNMAVMFITHDFGVVADIADQVVVLRHGKVVEEGPAATVFNAPQHDYTKALLAAVPSMDPPVRAPLDDQARAVEVIGLDKTYVTSGGWFREDRRVDAARAVNFNILKGETLGLVGESGSGKSSVARLVMRLIEADRGTVRIGETDLTSLSGKALRAERHRIQMIFQDPFASLNPRRKIGHIVADGPIAAGTDPKVAFDRARDLLRMVGLDAGALERYPHEFSGGQRQRIGIARALALEPEIIVADEAVSALDVSVQAQVLKLLEDLKARLGLSMLFITHDLRVAAQICDRIAVMQRGAIVELKPTAQLFAAPEHTYTRELLAAVPGRKERAPAA is encoded by the coding sequence ATGACCGCTCCGCCCGCCGTCTCGATCAAGAACCTGAGGATCGCGCTGCCCAAGGGCGCCGAGCGTCCGTTCGCGGTCGACGGCGTCTCGCTCGATTTGCGGCCCGGGAAGATCGTCTGCGTCGTCGGCGAGTCCGGCTCCGGCAAGTCGATGTGCGCGCATGCGTTGATGGGCCTGCTGCCGGACACGGTGGCGGTCACATCAGGCGAGATTCAGTTCGAAGGCCGTGACCTGCTCAAGCTCGACGACGACGGCTGGCGCGACCTGCGCGGCCGCCGGCTTGCGATGATCTTCCAGGAGCCGATGACCGCGCTCAATCCCTTGATGCGGATCGGCGACCAGATGGCGGAGATGTTCGAGGCGCACGGCCTGCTGACGCCGAAGGAGCGGCGCGCGAAAGCGCTCGCCCTGGCGCGCGAGGTCGGCCTGCCCGACCCCGAACGCATCGTGCGTGCCTATCCGCACCAGCTCTCCGGCGGCCAGCGCCAGCGCGCCATGATCGCGATGGCGCTCGCACTCGAACCGGCCGTGCTGGTCGCGGACGAGCCGACCACCGCGCTCGACGTCACCACGCAGGCGCAGATCCTGAAGCTGATCCGCAACCTCCAGCGCAACCGCAATATGGCGGTGATGTTCATCACCCATGACTTCGGCGTGGTCGCCGATATCGCCGATCAGGTCGTGGTGCTCCGGCATGGCAAGGTGGTCGAGGAAGGTCCCGCGGCGACGGTGTTCAACGCGCCGCAGCACGACTACACCAAGGCGCTGCTCGCCGCGGTGCCGTCGATGGATCCGCCGGTCCGCGCACCCCTCGACGACCAGGCAAGAGCGGTCGAGGTGATCGGGCTGGACAAGACTTACGTCACTTCCGGCGGCTGGTTTCGCGAGGACCGCCGCGTCGATGCGGCACGCGCGGTCAACTTCAATATCCTCAAGGGCGAGACGCTCGGGCTCGTCGGTGAATCCGGCTCCGGCAAGTCGTCGGTCGCGCGGCTGGTGATGCGGCTGATCGAGGCCGACCGCGGCACGGTGCGAATTGGCGAGACCGATCTCACCTCGCTCTCGGGCAAGGCGCTGCGCGCCGAGCGCCATCGCATCCAGATGATCTTTCAGGATCCGTTCGCCTCGCTCAATCCGCGCCGCAAGATCGGTCACATCGTCGCCGACGGGCCGATCGCGGCCGGCACCGATCCGAAGGTCGCATTCGATCGCGCCCGCGACCTCCTCAGAATGGTCGGCCTCGACGCTGGCGCGCTCGAACGCTACCCGCACGAATTCTCCGGCGGCCAACGCCAGCGCATTGGCATTGCGCGCGCGCTCGCGCTGGAGCCCGAGATCATCGTTGCGGACGAGGCCGTCTCCGCACTCGACGTCTCCGTGCAAGCGCAAGTGTTGAAGCTGCTCGAAGATCTCAAGGCGCGGCTCGGCCTCTCGATGCTGTTCATCACCCACGACTTGCGCGTCGCCGCACAGATCTGTGATCGGATCGCCGTGATGCAACGCGGCGCCATCGTGGAGCTGAAGCCCACCGCGCAACTCTTCGCCGCGCCCGAGCATACCTACACGCGCGAGTTACTTGCGGCAGTGCCGGGACGAAAGGAACGGGCGCCGGCAGCGTGA
- a CDS encoding AEC family transporter → MEVASLVLPVFAIIVTGWLAGELGYLSRSLADALVHFAYNVAMPALLIVTIAQEPARNLLEWRFLLAFGGGSLICFALVFLAVRAGGKRDLASSTIHGMAAAMTNTGFVALPILHAIYGQPAVLPAAVATVFVAAVMFPITVILLEWDARGPAHSAGLAKQILLNPMVLSTLVGLVWAITGLPIPAPVAVYLNMVAAALTPCALFAIGLGLSVDGLRSSLKASFALATVKLVVMPLIVYGLCVVLSLAPLYTVAAVVCAAVPTAKTVYVLAHEHKVEERLVAATVSITTMLSVATLLVALYLLSGSASGAR, encoded by the coding sequence ATGGAGGTCGCCAGCCTCGTTCTTCCCGTATTCGCGATTATCGTCACCGGCTGGCTCGCGGGTGAGCTCGGATACCTTTCCCGCTCGCTTGCCGATGCGCTCGTTCACTTCGCCTACAACGTGGCGATGCCGGCACTGCTGATCGTCACCATCGCACAGGAGCCGGCACGGAATCTGCTCGAGTGGCGCTTCCTGCTGGCATTCGGCGGCGGCTCGCTGATCTGCTTCGCGCTGGTCTTCCTGGCAGTCCGCGCCGGCGGCAAGCGTGACCTTGCCAGCAGCACCATCCATGGCATGGCGGCGGCGATGACCAACACCGGCTTCGTCGCGCTGCCGATCCTGCACGCGATCTACGGCCAGCCCGCCGTGTTGCCGGCTGCGGTGGCAACAGTGTTCGTGGCCGCCGTGATGTTTCCGATCACGGTCATCCTGCTGGAGTGGGACGCGCGCGGTCCCGCGCATTCGGCGGGTCTGGCGAAGCAGATCCTGCTCAATCCGATGGTGCTGTCGACGCTCGTCGGTCTGGTATGGGCGATTACCGGCTTGCCGATTCCAGCGCCGGTCGCCGTCTATCTGAACATGGTCGCCGCTGCGCTCACGCCCTGCGCGCTGTTCGCCATCGGACTCGGTCTGTCCGTCGACGGCCTGCGATCCAGCCTGAAGGCCTCGTTTGCGCTCGCCACGGTGAAGCTGGTGGTCATGCCGCTGATCGTCTACGGGCTCTGTGTGGTTCTGAGCCTCGCGCCTCTCTATACGGTAGCCGCCGTCGTCTGCGCGGCCGTACCGACGGCAAAAACCGTGTATGTCCTGGCGCACGAGCACAAGGTCGAGGAGAGATTGGTTGCAGCGACCGTCTCGATCACGACGATGCTGTCAGTCGCGACGTTGCTGGTCGCGCTCTATCTGCTCTCGGGGTCGGCGAGCGGTGCACGCTGA
- a CDS encoding outer membrane protein — translation MKKILFATVALLVVGAAAPAIGADLGNRNYYKTPAPAYAAPIYNWTGFYLGAHLGGAFSSDNNFSGLSTGNNGNGRFLGGVQVGADWQVNPNFVVGVEGQYSWLSGSVGAVFPGGVAYINDQRGLGSITGRVGYTWGPGLVYVKGGYAYSDNNEKVTVGGVPTGFIIDGDHRNGYTVGAGLEYMFAPNWSAKAEYQYYNFGDARFVAGPLAGTGNFTTDDHTVKVGVNYRFNWASPAVARY, via the coding sequence ATGAAGAAGATTCTGTTTGCGACCGTTGCGCTGCTCGTGGTTGGCGCGGCTGCGCCCGCCATCGGCGCCGATCTCGGAAACCGCAACTATTACAAGACGCCCGCGCCGGCCTATGCCGCGCCAATCTACAACTGGACGGGCTTCTATCTCGGCGCCCATCTCGGCGGCGCATTCTCCAGCGACAACAATTTCAGTGGCCTCTCCACCGGCAACAACGGCAATGGCCGCTTCCTCGGCGGCGTGCAGGTCGGCGCGGACTGGCAGGTCAATCCGAACTTCGTGGTCGGCGTCGAAGGCCAGTACTCCTGGCTGTCCGGCAGCGTCGGCGCGGTGTTCCCGGGCGGCGTGGCCTATATCAACGACCAGCGCGGCCTCGGCTCGATCACCGGCCGCGTCGGCTACACCTGGGGTCCGGGCCTCGTCTACGTGAAGGGCGGCTATGCCTATTCGGACAACAACGAGAAGGTGACGGTGGGCGGCGTGCCGACCGGCTTCATCATCGATGGCGATCACCGCAACGGCTACACCGTCGGTGCCGGTCTCGAATACATGTTCGCCCCGAACTGGTCGGCCAAGGCCGAGTACCAGTACTACAATTTCGGCGACGCGCGCTTCGTCGCGGGCCCGCTGGCCGGCACCGGCAACTTCACTACCGACGACCACACCGTCAAGGTGGGCGTCAACTACCGCTTCAACTGGGCTAGCCCCGCGGTCGCGCGCTACTGA
- a CDS encoding methyl-accepting chemotaxis protein, with amino-acid sequence MAIRLGLGRFRPRFKMPTWGVRGSLFAAFAVIAGMGLVISAGAGLVLQNLGGRMTELSGRDIPRLAASLQLSALSASLAAQGPALLAAQSEDALNERTKKLRELQEQTQQKLNEIIELGGDKAIVSGLSETMKSINEAAQSLAKAARERLDIAALHDKQYDALRSAQGAFVGAASPAMLDAQTRVNAILGSADMSAADATDAAQSVGQLGNVVASGNLAAANMSAALSANTSDKLDDIQKEFKTAQGRLRSNLDLLPDNQGSKMLRETAEKLLALGTGKTGVFNLREKELDSVDYGQTILDETRKLNVGLGISVQQLVDGVQKETNASTAQAGQQISLATTVMLAMGALMLVGSALFVWLYVGRNILRRISGLQRAMQLLSAGDLDTEIARSKHNDEIGAMNDTLTVFRDSMIEARALASEQDKDRVAKAERAARMEAKIAEFEGTVRSALDNLAQSANSMQSTAQSMSTTADQSNALVNAVASAAEETSVNVQTVSAGTEQLSSSITEISRQVVTSAEIAKKAVDEAGATDTTVQSLADSASRISVVVDLIQTIASQTNLLALNATIEAARAGEAGRGFAVVASEVKSLASQTAKATEEIRTQIASMQEITTTAVGAIQGIGRIIGEINDVTTTIAAAVEEQGAATREIARNIQHAAGGTSEVSSNIVGVSTASAEAGAAASEVLGASDALRREADLLRGEIDAFLNNMRAA; translated from the coding sequence ATGGCGATCCGTCTGGGTTTGGGCCGTTTTCGGCCGCGCTTCAAAATGCCGACATGGGGCGTGCGCGGGAGCCTGTTCGCGGCCTTCGCGGTGATCGCCGGCATGGGCCTCGTGATCTCGGCCGGCGCCGGCCTGGTGCTGCAGAATCTCGGCGGACGCATGACCGAGCTGAGCGGGCGGGACATTCCGCGCCTTGCCGCAAGCCTGCAATTGTCGGCCCTGAGCGCGAGCCTTGCGGCCCAGGGCCCTGCCCTGCTTGCAGCTCAGAGCGAGGATGCCCTGAACGAGCGCACCAAGAAGCTCAGGGAATTGCAGGAGCAGACGCAGCAGAAGCTCAACGAGATCATCGAGCTCGGCGGCGACAAGGCGATCGTCTCCGGACTCAGCGAAACCATGAAGAGCATCAACGAGGCGGCTCAGAGCCTGGCCAAGGCTGCCCGCGAACGGCTGGATATCGCCGCGCTCCATGACAAGCAGTATGACGCACTGCGCAGCGCGCAGGGCGCGTTCGTCGGCGCCGCCAGTCCGGCGATGCTGGACGCGCAGACCCGGGTCAACGCCATTCTCGGCTCGGCCGACATGTCCGCCGCAGACGCCACCGACGCCGCACAATCCGTCGGCCAGCTCGGCAACGTCGTCGCCAGCGGCAATCTCGCGGCCGCCAACATGAGCGCGGCGCTGTCGGCGAACACGAGCGACAAGCTCGACGACATCCAGAAGGAATTCAAGACGGCGCAAGGGCGCCTGCGGTCCAACCTCGATCTGTTGCCGGACAACCAGGGCAGCAAGATGCTGCGCGAGACGGCGGAAAAGCTGCTCGCGCTCGGCACCGGCAAGACCGGCGTGTTCAATCTGCGTGAGAAGGAGCTCGACTCCGTCGATTATGGCCAGACCATCCTGGACGAGACCCGCAAGCTCAATGTCGGTCTCGGCATCAGCGTGCAGCAGCTCGTCGACGGCGTGCAAAAGGAGACTAACGCTTCGACCGCCCAGGCAGGGCAGCAGATCTCGCTCGCGACGACGGTGATGCTGGCCATGGGCGCCTTGATGCTGGTCGGCTCGGCCCTGTTCGTCTGGCTCTATGTCGGCCGCAACATCCTGCGCCGCATCAGCGGTCTGCAGCGCGCCATGCAGCTGCTGTCGGCCGGCGATCTCGACACCGAGATCGCGCGCTCCAAGCACAATGACGAGATCGGCGCGATGAATGACACACTGACCGTGTTCCGCGACAGCATGATCGAGGCCCGGGCGCTCGCCAGCGAGCAGGACAAGGACCGCGTCGCCAAGGCAGAGCGTGCCGCGCGGATGGAGGCGAAGATCGCCGAGTTCGAAGGCACGGTCCGCTCCGCGCTCGACAATTTGGCGCAATCAGCCAATTCGATGCAGTCGACCGCGCAGAGCATGTCGACCACCGCCGACCAGTCCAACGCGCTGGTGAACGCGGTTGCCTCCGCCGCCGAGGAGACCTCGGTCAACGTGCAGACCGTGTCGGCAGGCACCGAGCAATTGTCGTCCTCGATCACCGAGATCAGCCGCCAGGTGGTCACTTCGGCGGAGATCGCCAAGAAGGCGGTCGACGAGGCCGGTGCCACCGATACGACAGTACAAAGTCTGGCCGACAGCGCGAGCCGCATCAGCGTCGTCGTCGATCTGATCCAGACCATCGCCTCGCAGACCAATCTGCTCGCGCTCAACGCCACCATCGAGGCGGCGCGCGCGGGCGAGGCCGGCCGCGGTTTCGCGGTGGTCGCCTCCGAGGTGAAGAGCCTCGCGAGCCAGACCGCCAAGGCGACGGAGGAGATCCGCACCCAGATCGCCAGCATGCAGGAGATCACGACCACGGCGGTCGGCGCCATCCAAGGCATTGGCCGGATCATCGGCGAGATCAACGACGTCACCACGACGATCGCAGCCGCCGTGGAGGAGCAAGGCGCTGCCACCCG